One genomic window of Paenibacillus xylanilyticus includes the following:
- a CDS encoding oxidoreductase, giving the protein MEISGRKALVIGATGLVGSLLVHRLLRQPEYGLVRILVRKRLDLDHPKLEQYVVDWDQLGDARNLFYPMDDLYCCLGTTIKKAGSQEQFRKVDLHYPIEAAKLAHEQGVSQMLVISSMGANAGSRVFYSRTKGEMEEALSSVGFRSLHIFRPSLILGDRGEKRVGEQLAARLMTFMDRWMKGKAAKYRAIHASTIARAMINIALVRAKGNHVYSNEVIHALGTENS; this is encoded by the coding sequence ATGGAAATTAGCGGGCGAAAGGCACTTGTGATCGGGGCCACAGGTCTGGTGGGCAGCCTGCTCGTACATCGTTTGCTTCGGCAACCGGAATATGGATTAGTTCGTATTCTGGTCAGGAAGCGACTGGACCTTGATCATCCCAAGCTTGAACAGTATGTGGTGGATTGGGATCAACTGGGAGACGCCAGGAATTTGTTTTACCCTATGGATGACTTATACTGCTGTCTGGGCACGACGATCAAAAAAGCAGGCAGTCAGGAACAATTTCGCAAGGTCGATCTTCACTATCCGATAGAGGCGGCCAAACTTGCACATGAGCAAGGGGTGTCCCAGATGCTGGTGATTTCCTCCATGGGGGCGAATGCGGGCTCGCGAGTGTTTTATAGTCGAACCAAAGGGGAGATGGAGGAGGCTTTATCCTCGGTTGGTTTCCGATCTCTGCATATCTTTAGACCCTCTCTGATTCTGGGTGACCGCGGAGAAAAGCGTGTTGGAGAACAGCTTGCCGCCCGCCTGATGACGTTCATGGATCGCTGGATGAAGGGGAAAGCTGCCAAGTACCGGGCAATACATGCTTCCACCATCGCCAGGGCTATGATTAATATTGCGCTTGTTAGAGCCAAAGGCAACCATGTCTACTCCAATGAAGTGATTCATGCACTTGGAACAGAGAATTCCTGA
- a CDS encoding RidA family protein, whose protein sequence is MKKPISTDQAPGAIGPYSQAVAAGDFVYTSGQLGLNPQTGEFGADVQEQTRLSLSNVKAILEAAGTSMDKVVKTTVFLKDMNDFVPVNEVYSTFFEQPYPARSAVEVARLPKDALVEIEVIALK, encoded by the coding sequence ATGAAAAAACCAATTTCTACAGATCAGGCTCCAGGTGCGATCGGTCCATACAGCCAGGCTGTTGCTGCAGGCGATTTCGTCTACACATCCGGTCAGCTTGGCCTGAATCCCCAAACGGGAGAGTTCGGCGCAGATGTTCAGGAACAGACCCGCTTGTCCTTAAGTAATGTAAAAGCAATATTGGAAGCGGCAGGCACAAGCATGGATAAAGTCGTAAAAACGACTGTATTCCTGAAAGACATGAATGATTTTGTTCCTGTGAATGAGGTATACAGCACATTTTTCGAACAGCCTTACCCGGCACGCAGTGCGGTTGAAGTAGCTCGTTTGCCGAAGGATGCTCTTGTGGAGATCGAAGTTATCGCCCTGAAATAG
- a CDS encoding tryptophan-rich sensory protein, producing the protein MSRNNPYKWLNAIGFIAVIVVNYLSNSLPIGGRTNKEVSDMYPVLLTPSGYAFSIWGLIYLLLAGFVVYQFLPSSWKRDSITRLGYWFLASCVFNVAWIFAFQNLQTGLALLIIVLLLLCLIMLYLKTRAITLPTTAEIWLVKLPFSIYLGWVSVATIINAAVLLYKIGWDGFGISEPTWTIIMLIVGLVLAVFVSFPYRDSIYPLVFTWAYIAIALKQKDVSSVYYTAIILAILLAIYAVYLFFARNQDRD; encoded by the coding sequence ATGTCTCGTAACAATCCGTACAAATGGTTAAATGCGATTGGCTTTATCGCAGTTATTGTTGTAAACTACCTGTCGAATTCTCTACCCATCGGCGGGAGGACCAACAAGGAAGTATCCGATATGTATCCCGTGCTGCTTACACCTTCAGGGTACGCCTTCTCCATCTGGGGATTGATCTATCTTTTGCTTGCTGGCTTCGTAGTTTATCAGTTTCTTCCTTCATCGTGGAAAAGGGATTCCATCACCCGGCTTGGTTACTGGTTTCTGGCAAGCTGCGTCTTTAACGTAGCTTGGATCTTCGCTTTTCAAAATCTTCAGACAGGCCTCGCCCTGCTTATTATTGTATTGCTTCTGCTGTGCCTGATCATGCTGTATCTCAAAACGCGTGCCATCACCCTCCCAACAACAGCGGAGATTTGGCTGGTTAAACTGCCATTCAGCATCTATCTTGGATGGGTCAGCGTGGCGACCATTATTAATGCAGCTGTTTTATTATACAAAATTGGCTGGGACGGTTTCGGTATCAGCGAACCTACCTGGACGATCATCATGCTGATTGTAGGTCTTGTGCTGGCTGTATTCGTGAGCTTCCCTTATCGGGACAGCATCTACCCGCTTGTATTTACGTGGGCATACATTGCCATCGCACTTAAGCAAAAAGACGTTTCCTCCGTTTATTATACGGCGATTATCCTTGCAATCTTGCTTGCGATCTATGCCGTATATCTCTTCTTTGCCCGTAACCAAGACCGTGATTAA
- a CDS encoding arsenic resistance protein produces the protein MEKQQTWFYIVALLVGAAIGLGNAEWGSALHHTVSPVLAILLYSMFTQIPFLQLKQSLSNLGFIGAVLTANFVVVPVIVSLLTWIFPQSPAVLIGVYLVLLTPCIDYVIVFTQLGRGNEKLMLAVTPILFVVQMVLLPLYLWLLTGEEAAQLMKVGPFVEAFLVLIVIPLILAILTQVWSRGRAVGEKLMDAAAWLPVPMMALALIVVVASQIGKVYSDFAMVVNAIPVYVSFLILMPFLSRLVAILFRLDIGAGRALIFSSATRNSLVVLPLALALPEEWATIAAAAIVTQTIVELAGELIYIRLVPSFFIRDK, from the coding sequence ATGGAGAAGCAGCAAACCTGGTTCTATATCGTTGCACTGCTTGTTGGTGCAGCCATTGGCCTGGGAAACGCTGAATGGGGATCGGCTTTGCATCACACAGTTTCACCCGTGCTGGCCATTTTGCTGTACAGCATGTTTACACAGATTCCTTTTTTGCAGTTGAAACAATCCTTATCCAATCTCGGGTTTATCGGTGCTGTTCTAACAGCCAATTTTGTCGTTGTACCTGTGATCGTATCGCTGCTGACGTGGATATTCCCACAATCGCCTGCGGTTCTCATCGGCGTGTACCTGGTGCTGCTAACCCCATGTATCGATTATGTCATTGTTTTTACCCAGCTTGGACGTGGGAATGAAAAGCTTATGCTGGCTGTAACGCCAATCTTGTTCGTGGTGCAAATGGTATTACTGCCATTGTATTTGTGGTTACTGACCGGGGAAGAGGCAGCCCAGCTGATGAAAGTGGGACCGTTCGTAGAAGCATTCCTGGTTCTTATTGTTATACCATTAATCCTGGCAATCCTTACTCAAGTGTGGTCGAGGGGGAGAGCGGTTGGGGAAAAGCTGATGGATGCAGCTGCCTGGCTGCCAGTTCCGATGATGGCACTGGCGTTAATTGTGGTGGTTGCGTCGCAGATTGGCAAGGTGTACTCAGACTTTGCAATGGTCGTGAATGCCATACCTGTATATGTATCTTTTTTAATATTGATGCCATTTCTGTCCCGCTTGGTGGCCATTCTGTTCCGATTGGACATCGGTGCCGGACGTGCGCTGATCTTCAGCTCGGCGACCCGGAATTCACTCGTCGTGCTGCCGCTGGCGCTTGCACTCCCGGAAGAATGGGCTACAATAGCTGCTGCGGCCATCGTAACCCAAACCATTGTCGAATTAGCGGGAGAGTTGATCTACATCCGTTTGGTGCCTTCATTTTTCATAAGAGATAAATGA
- a CDS encoding AAA family ATPase, with product MKRLILITGMSGTGKSTALAELARKGYRVVDTDYGEWSEHTDSTGWLWNEERITALLAGHNEGALFISGTVSNQGKFYPLFDAIVLLSAPLEVILERISSRENNPYGKTLAEREEIIHYVHTVEPLLRAGSTFEIDTRRSIEEVTDELERIAASPCKRSTT from the coding sequence ATGAAAAGGCTAATTTTGATTACAGGAATGTCTGGTACGGGAAAGTCAACAGCTTTGGCCGAACTGGCCAGAAAAGGGTATCGTGTGGTAGACACCGATTATGGGGAATGGAGCGAACACACAGATAGCACCGGTTGGTTATGGAACGAAGAACGGATCACGGCACTTCTTGCAGGGCATAACGAAGGAGCGCTATTTATTTCAGGTACAGTTTCTAACCAGGGCAAATTTTACCCCCTGTTTGATGCAATTGTCTTATTAAGTGCACCACTTGAAGTTATCTTGGAACGAATATCTTCCCGTGAGAATAATCCTTACGGGAAGACCTTGGCTGAACGGGAAGAGATCATTCATTATGTGCATACGGTAGAGCCACTGCTGCGTGCCGGATCTACGTTTGAGATCGACACGCGCAGATCCATTGAGGAAGTGACCGACGAGCTTGAGCGTATAGCTGCCTCACCTTGTAAGCGAAGCACAACCTAA